From one Lysinibacillus sp. G4S2 genomic stretch:
- a CDS encoding GNAT family N-acetyltransferase: MGITMTKKMEKKYIPLANYFEVALQQEITLSFSELENIMGQALPNAAYLNRSWWKKTKPPLSHYLSWTNAGYYVIDVKLGTSVTFSRTQMKTTSNISNNDDNQSAYIIRAIEASDARSFIHLQEEIFQQTDFMYNIQNELDLTVQQLRKDLVYWKQLKNRTILLCILNGIFAGYAVVHGYKHSKAKHVASIRIAVMEKYQRQGIGSALMKAVESWSKQRDISRLELTVMEHNDSALNLFKKLGFQQEGIRQNAIKLNDAFINEYSLSKIL; encoded by the coding sequence ATGGGGATTACGATGACAAAGAAGATGGAAAAAAAGTATATTCCTTTAGCAAATTATTTTGAAGTAGCTTTACAACAAGAAATTACTTTATCTTTTAGTGAACTAGAAAATATTATGGGACAAGCCTTACCAAATGCCGCTTACTTGAATAGAAGCTGGTGGAAGAAAACAAAACCCCCTCTCTCTCACTATTTGTCATGGACAAATGCAGGCTACTATGTCATTGATGTGAAGCTCGGCACAAGTGTAACTTTCTCTCGTACACAAATGAAGACTACAAGCAACATTTCTAATAATGACGATAACCAATCTGCCTACATAATTCGTGCAATTGAAGCATCCGACGCTAGATCATTTATTCATTTACAAGAAGAAATTTTCCAACAAACTGATTTCATGTATAACATACAAAACGAATTAGATCTTACAGTTCAACAGCTTCGTAAAGATTTAGTCTATTGGAAACAACTGAAAAACCGTACGATTTTACTTTGTATATTAAATGGGATTTTTGCTGGCTACGCCGTCGTCCATGGATATAAACACTCTAAAGCTAAACATGTTGCATCAATCCGCATAGCTGTTATGGAAAAGTATCAACGACAAGGTATTGGTTCAGCTCTTATGAAGGCAGTTGAAAGTTGGTCTAAACAGCGAGATATTTCACGCTTAGAGTTAACTGTTATGGAACATAATGACAGCGCTTTAAATTTGTTTAAAAAACTAGGGTTTCAACAAGAAGGTATTCGACAAAATGCTATTAAACTAAATGATGCCTTTATTAACGAATATAGCTTAAGTAAAATTTTATAA
- a CDS encoding MurR/RpiR family transcriptional regulator gives MSINEEIKRRFVRLSKGQRKVAQFVMNNPSVVIGNGAAEVGRQANVSESTVIRFCYAMDLSGYVELQDEIRSYLMTQNDEVSFQPTYSTSKGNASNFSKIMQRDIQNIQDTIHLISDNMLRKSSKWMHEADNVYILGTRQAASIANWLSSTLKTLRPNVKQLRSESDDIVQQINSMGEHTTLIVFSWDKHSNDIQTIVEIAKKKKAKIIAITSSALSSVREYASALFTLGMKKQSSLDVIPVLFSFLHALIEEMVSQDKTQYEKYQQSYELLENNLLFLDAAREKQVF, from the coding sequence ATGAGTATTAATGAAGAAATAAAAAGAAGGTTTGTTAGACTGTCGAAGGGGCAGCGTAAAGTTGCACAATTTGTTATGAATAATCCTTCAGTTGTAATTGGGAACGGCGCAGCGGAAGTTGGTAGACAAGCTAATGTTAGTGAATCGACAGTTATACGTTTTTGTTATGCGATGGATTTATCGGGCTATGTAGAGCTTCAAGATGAAATTAGAAGCTACTTAATGACGCAAAATGATGAGGTGAGTTTTCAACCTACATATTCTACAAGTAAGGGGAATGCTTCGAATTTTAGTAAGATAATGCAACGTGATATTCAAAACATTCAAGATACGATTCATTTGATTAGCGATAACATGCTTCGAAAAAGCTCAAAATGGATGCATGAGGCAGATAATGTATACATTTTAGGTACTCGTCAAGCTGCGTCCATTGCAAATTGGTTATCGTCCACACTGAAAACTTTACGTCCAAATGTGAAACAGCTTCGCTCAGAATCAGATGATATTGTACAGCAAATTAACAGTATGGGTGAGCATACGACGTTAATCGTTTTTTCATGGGACAAGCATTCAAACGATATTCAAACGATTGTAGAAATTGCAAAAAAGAAAAAGGCAAAAATTATTGCCATTACTAGTTCAGCGTTATCGTCTGTTCGGGAATATGCAAGTGCGTTATTTACACTTGGTATGAAGAAGCAATCTTCATTGGACGTTATTCCGGTTTTGTTTTCGTTTTTACATGCGCTAATTGAGGAAATGGTCAGTCAGGATAAGACGCAATATGAGAAATATCAGCAATCGTATGAGCTATTAGAAAATAATTTATTATTCTTAGATGCAGCAAGAGAAAAGCAAGTTTTCTAA